The proteins below are encoded in one region of Methanobrevibacter thaueri:
- a CDS encoding CBS domain-containing protein: MLNKKVKDIMTTDVITITPDVDVVCAFEKLMKHKISSLPVVEGDKVIGIITATDVGHNLILDKYELGTSVEEIMISSVVTISPEDSLEKAIEVMKKSVSSSGILNQLPVVEDCKLVGIISDGDIIQEIL, encoded by the coding sequence ATGTTAAACAAAAAAGTTAAAGACATAATGACAACCGATGTAATCACAATCACTCCCGATGTGGATGTGGTGTGTGCATTTGAGAAATTGATGAAACATAAAATAAGTTCCCTTCCTGTTGTGGAAGGTGATAAGGTAATAGGAATTATAACTGCAACCGATGTTGGCCATAATTTGATTTTGGACAAGTACGAATTAGGAACTAGCGTTGAAGAAATAATGATCAGTTCAGTAGTTACTATATCTCCTGAAGACTCTCTTGAAAAAGCTATTGAAGTCATGAAAAAGAGTGTTTCTTCATCAGGCATCTTAAATCAACTTCCTGTTGTAGAAGATTGTAAGTTAGTCGGTATTATTTCAGATGGAGATATTATTCAAGAGATATTATAA
- a CDS encoding cation diffusion facilitator family transporter has translation MDEFRSEGGKKAAKVAIIANCCLTVLNITVGIISGSYGLISEGAHTLSDVATSVIAYFGFVVGQKPADKEHPIGHGRAEAISGLVIVIFLAIVAYEIITGAFDKIFHPNLITIPDTFAAIMAVVGIFVNLKISDYIIKIGKEINSPAIVADGKHQKTDIFSSVAVLVGVVVSNMGFPILDPIVGLIIGLLIIKTAYEIAKENIDNIMGKVPSPELIKRVENIANASANTNTAHNIRIDYFGSYATVTLHIELDGNMTLDESHKIAHKVENDILENIPIIKSALVHTCPIGLDYDHQQEIDK, from the coding sequence ATGGATGAATTTAGAAGTGAAGGTGGTAAAAAAGCTGCAAAAGTTGCAATAATCGCAAACTGCTGCCTGACCGTTTTAAACATTACTGTTGGAATAATTTCCGGAAGTTACGGTTTGATATCTGAAGGTGCACACACACTTTCAGACGTTGCCACATCCGTTATTGCATATTTCGGATTCGTAGTGGGTCAAAAACCCGCTGATAAAGAGCATCCAATTGGCCATGGCCGTGCGGAGGCAATCAGCGGATTGGTCATCGTGATATTTTTAGCCATTGTGGCCTATGAAATCATAACCGGTGCATTCGACAAGATATTCCATCCTAATCTGATAACAATACCTGATACCTTTGCTGCAATCATGGCAGTAGTGGGAATCTTTGTTAACCTGAAAATCAGCGATTATATCATTAAAATAGGAAAAGAGATTAACAGCCCTGCAATAGTGGCCGACGGTAAGCATCAAAAGACAGACATATTCTCATCAGTGGCCGTTCTGGTTGGAGTGGTTGTATCCAACATGGGATTTCCAATATTGGACCCAATTGTAGGATTGATTATTGGCCTATTGATTATCAAAACAGCTTATGAGATAGCTAAGGAAAACATTGACAACATTATGGGCAAAGTTCCATCTCCAGAGTTAATCAAAAGGGTTGAAAACATAGCAAATGCCTCAGCGAATACAAATACTGCACATAATATCCGAATAGATTATTTCGGTTCATATGCTACAGTCACATTGCATATTGAACTGGATGGAAACATGACATTGGATGAATCACATAAGATAGCCCATAAAGTGGAAAATGACATTCTGGAAAACATTCCTATAATCAAATCCGCGTTAGTCCATACATGTCCAATAGGATTGGACTATGACCATCAGCAAGAAATAGATAAATAA